Within Raineyella sp. W15-4, the genomic segment TGAGCACCCTGCGCGACTACCTCGTCCAGAAGAAGTCGGCCCTGCTGGCCCGCCGCTCCGCAGCGGCCGCCGCCGGCCACCCGACCCAGGAGATCAGCGCCCACGTCACGGCGGAGGGGCGTTCCGGCGTCCGCCGGATCCGGATCCGCGACCACCAGATCATCAGCGACAGCCCGGCCGACTTCGCCGGCTACGACCTGGGTCCCTCGTCGCCGGAGATCCAGCTCGGCGTGCTCGGCAGCTGCCTGACCCACATCTATCTGATCAAGGCCGCCGAACTCGACGTGCCGCTGGACTCCCTCGACATCGACCTCCGTGCCCAGCTCGATCCGCGCGGCGGACTGCCTGAGTTTCCCGAGGTCCCGGTGGAGTTGCAGGGGATCAGCTACGAGGTGCAGATCGGGTCGCCGGCCGATGACTCCCGGCTCGACCTGCTCAGGGCAGAGGTCGAGCGGGTCTGCCCGGTGCTCAACCTGCTCACCAAGCCGCAGACCATCACCGGTTCGGTGGTACGAGTGGGCGCCGGCCGGGTCCCGGCCCACGCCTGAGCCCTCGTCGGAAGGGAAGAGCTTCGCGGTCGGTTGCGGTCGGTGGGCCGC encodes:
- a CDS encoding OsmC family protein is translated as MSTLRDYLVQKKSALLARRSAAAAAGHPTQEISAHVTAEGRSGVRRIRIRDHQIISDSPADFAGYDLGPSSPEIQLGVLGSCLTHIYLIKAAELDVPLDSLDIDLRAQLDPRGGLPEFPEVPVELQGISYEVQIGSPADDSRLDLLRAEVERVCPVLNLLTKPQTITGSVVRVGAGRVPAHA